The Arcobacter roscoffensis genome segment TGATGTAAGGTTTTTGGCAGTGAAGTTCAAAGTCTTCATTTGATGCCCAGATTTCATTAAAAACTATAGGAAAAGATTTTCCCATAGCATTTGGATGTTCAAAATGTTTTGTAACTATATATTGAATACATCCATCTTCTCTTGTAGTTTGAGGTTCTAAGCCTTGTAAAACTTCAATTAACTCTTGCTCTTTCCCCTCTTTTGCTTTAAATGAAGCAACACAATATACTTTTTTTGACATTATCTTGTTTGCCCTTTTCCGTAGATTTTATACTTAAATGTTGTTAAGTCATTAATACCCATAGGTCCTCTTGAATGAAGTTTATTAGTTGAAATACCAACTTCTGCTCCAAGTCCAAAGGCTCCACCATCTGTAAATCTTGTACTTGCATTTGCATATACACAAGCAGCATCTACAGCATCTAAAAACTTATTTACAGCTGTATAGTTTTCACTTAAAATTGACTCTGAGTGTCCTGAACCATATTTTGAGATATGAGCAATAGCTTCATCTACATTTTGAACTATTTTAATATTTAAAATATTTGCTAAATACTCTGTATCATAATCTTCATGTGTTGCACACTGAATATCTAAGTGTTTTAAAGTCTCTTTACAACCTTTAAGTTGTGTTCCATGTTCCATAAACGCGTCATAAAGTCCAGGTAAAATATAAGGGGCAATTTCTTGATGAACTAGTAATGTTTCCATGGCATTACAAACACCAGGTCTTTGAACTTTTGCATTTAAAGCAATATCTATGATTTTATTATGAGCTGCATCTCTATCAATATAGATATGGCATAAACCTTTATCGTGCTTTATTACAGGAACTGATGAGTTCTCACTTACATATCTAATTAGAGCTTCTCCACCTCTTGGTACGATTAAATCTACATATTTATCTTGTTTGATTAGCTTGGCTACACCTTCTCTTGTAGAGTCTGGAAGTAAAGAAATTGCTTGTTCTGGTAGTTTGTTTTTTGCTAATACTTGTCTTAAAACATTTGCAATTGCTTTATTTGAATGTTGAGCCTCTTTACCACCTTTTAGTACACAAACATTTCCACTTTTAAAACAAAGTGCTGCTGTATCAGATGTTACATTTGGTCTACTTTCATAAATAATACCAATTACTCCAATAGGAACAGATACTTTTTGGATATTTAGGTCATCTTCTGTTACCCATCCATCAAGTAGTCTTCCTACTGGCTCTTTTTGTGAAGCAATTTGTCTAATTGCATCAGCCATTCCTTGAACTCTCTCTCCTGTAAGAAGAAGTCTGTCAAGTAAGGCTTCACTTAAGTCATTCATATTTCCTTCATGCATATCTTTTCTATTGTGGTCAACTATATAATCACAATGTGCCATTAATGCATCAGCCATTTCGTTTAGTACTTTGTTTTTTGTTTTAGTACTAAGGTTTGCAATAGTTCGGCTAGTTTTCTTAGCCTCTTCTAAAAATTGTTGCATTACATATCCCTATATTTTATTTTAATGCGATATTATATCAAAATTAGCTATTAAGTCTTTTAATCACTTATTTTAACTACGTATCTTCCTACAGCTTTACCTTCAAGTAGTAATTCATAGGCTTTTTTTACTTCATCTAAAGCTATTTCATTTGTGATATTTTTAAGGTCTTCTATCTTCCATTTACTTGCTATTTTTTCCCAAGCAGCTTGTTTTTTCTCTAGTTTACACTCAACAGAATCAATACCAATAAGTCTAACCCCTCTTAAAATAAATGGGAATACATTTGTATTTAATTCATGTGAAGATGTAAGTCCACAACAAGTAGCAACACCATCATATTTGATAAGTTTTAAAGCATTTGCTAAAACCTCTCCACCAACAGTATCAACTACACCTGCATATTTTTCACCTAAAAGTGGTCTTTTAGAACTCTCTTCATTAAATTCATCTCTTAAGATAACTTCACTAGCTCCTATTCTTTTTAAGTAGTCAACTTTTTCAGATTTTCCAGAAATAGCTACAACTTTATAACCAATCTTACTTAAAATAGATACAGCAATAGAACCAACTCCACCAGTTGCACCTGTAACTAAAATAGCTCCATTTTCTGCTTTAACGCCATTATCAATTAATTCATTTATTGATAGAGCTGCTGTAAGTCCTGCTGTACCAAATGTCATGATTTCTTTATCAGTAATTGCATCAGGAGTTCTTGCTACCCAAGAAGAAGGAACTTTTACATATTGAGCATGTCCTCCATCTGTATTCATTCCTAAATCATAACCAGTTACAAGTACCCTCTCCCCTGCTTTAAAAATAGGTGATTTTGACTCATAAATCTCACCAGCTAAATCTATCCCTGTGATATGAGGAAAGTTTCTTGTAACACCAGGATTTCCAGCTGAGCTTAGGGCGTCTTTATAGTTTAAAGATGAGTAGTTTACTTTTATAATTACCTCATTATCTCCACACTTTGGCATAGATAATTCTCTAACTTCTGTACTAAACTCTTTATCTGCTATTTTTTCTACAACTAATGCTTTCATATATATAATCCTTAGTTTTGATATTTTTAAAAGTTTAGCTAAAATACATCTAAAGAGCAAGAACTGACAAAAAAGATAGGTACTTACTAAAAAGATGCTATGGAGTATTAAAATGACTAAAAAAATAGATGAAAAAATAGAACAAAGTATTGAGAAATGCCCAGTAGAAACGGCACTTGATGTACTTGCAGGAAAATGGAAAATATTAATTTTATGGTATTTAAGAAGTGAGAAAAAGAGATTTAATGAATTACAAAAACTTCTTCCAAGAACAACACAAAAGATGTTAATCCAAAAATTAAGAGAGCTGGAAGAGGATGGAATAGTTCATAGGGAAGTATACCCAGTTGTACCTCCAAAGGTGGAGTACTCTTTAACTGAATATGGACAGAGTTTAAAACCTATATTAAAACAAATGTATTTATGGGGTGAGATACATAAAGAGAAGTTTAACTCTTAGTTTAAACTTCTCTGCTTTAGAAGAAAATAAATAACTATACTAAGTCCTGTTCCTGATAGAACCATTGACATTATCATAATTTGATACCTTACAGCTATTAGTGGGTCAACTCCTGATAGGATTTGACCTGTCATCATCCCAGGTAGTGATACTAATCCTACTGCTAATAATGAGTTGATTTGAGGTATCATTGAAGCTTTAAATGCGTCTCTTCTTGAAGTTATAAAATCTTTTGTTCTATCATACTCACTTTCAAATCTCTCAATAGCCAAAGATAGGCCATTCATATTATTTGCAAAGACCATTCCTGCAAGTGGTATTACGTACTGTGGTTCGTATATATTTACTAAACCTAATACGAAATATAATATCAAAATTAGATGGATTAAACTAGAAGTAGTAGATGAAATAAATACATTTATATATTCGCTTTTTGTTTTGTTTTTTATGTTTCTTATACATATCCAAGTAGAAACTATTAACATAAAAGAAATGACTACTATTCCCATATAGATATGTTTGTTTTCAAAAAGTATTAAAAGTAAATAACCTATTGCTAGTAGTTGTACTACCATTCTAATGGTAGCATATAAAATCTCTGTTTGATTGCCAACCCAAGATTTATAAAAATACCAAACTATAATTAGTGGTAAAAGTAAGTACAATAAGTTTATTAAAGGAATTGTTTGCATAAACTTATTGTAGAAGAACTTTACTTTTTATCTTCTTTTGTTACTAAAAGAAGATTTGATAGTGAGAGTTTATTTAGTAAATCAAGTAGCTTTACTACTCTTTCGTATTTTACTTCTTTATCAATTCGTACTATCAAAGCTCTTTTTTTATCTATGTCTTTTAAAGACTCTTCAAGCTGTAAAAAATCAGTTTCTTTACTATTATAAGCCAGTTTTTCTTTTGTAATCTCTATTACAACTTCTTCTTTTTTAACAATTTGAGAACTACTTTGTGAAGCAGGAAGGCTTAGATTTAAAATAGTTTCATTTTTTTTAAACTCACTTGCAACAATAAAAAAGATTAATAGTAAAAACACCACATCAATAAGTGGTGTTAAATCCATAGAAATTAGCTCTCTTTTTTTAACTAATCTTCTCACGAGTTATCCTATGTACTATTAAAGACTCATATTTAGCCTCTAGCTTTGTAAAAGCACCTTGAAGATAGTTATATCCCACATAGTGAGGAAGAGCAACTATAAGCCCTCCTACTGTTGTAATAAGTGCAAGGGAAATACCTGAGGCAAAAGAGTTAGCCCCACTTGAAAAACCAGTTGCTGCAATAGTCTCAAAAGATGAAAGTACACCTATAACAGTTCCTAAAAGTCCTAAGATAGGAGCAATAGTTGCGATTATCTTGATAGTATTCATTCCTGATTCACAAGAAAGTAAATATTTTGAAGCTTTATTGTATATCTCATCTTCTAAATGAACAAAGGCTGTAGAGTGTTCTTTTTGTACTTCATTAAAGATATTTGTTACTATTTTTTGGGCTTTTCTTTTTTCAACTTGTAGTTGTATAAACTTCCAAAGTAAAATAGTAAGACCAACTATATTTAAAAATACTAAAATATACATAACATAACCACCTAGGTGTATGTATTCTATTAGCGAGTGTTGCATAGGTTTTCCTTATTGTAGTTTAAACTCTATAGGGATAATTATATCCATATATGAGGCTTTTATTTTTTTATCAAATGCCATAAAAGAGTTTGTATCTGATATTGCTTCAAGTGCTGCTTTATCCAATCTTTTTTTAGAACTTGTTTTTAAAACTTTTATATTTATAAAATTTCCATTTTTTAATACTCTAAAAGAGATATTTACAACTCCTTGTTCTTTTAGTCTTTTTGAGATTCTTGGATAGTGTTTATTCTCATTTATTTTTGCTCTTAGTGCATGTAGATATTGATTTTTTAATCTATCTTGTTCTTTTTTGATTTTCTCTTTGTTTATACTTATTATAGGCTGTACGCTTTTTATAGGCTTTGTTGGCTTTTTTACTAGCTCTTGTTTTGTCTCTTTTACTTCTTTTTTTACTTCTTTTGTTTTTTTAATTTCTGATTTTACTTTTTGTTTAATTATTCTTTCTTTTACTGGTTTTTTCTTTTCAACTTTTTTCTTTACTGTCTTCTTTATAATAGGTTTTTTAGTCTCTTTTTTGGGAAGTTCTTTTTTTATAACAGGCTTTTCTTTAGGTTTTGGTTGTGGTTTTTGTATTTGAGCCATTTGAAGATGTACTTTATGCTCTTTTGCGATATCTTGTTTTATAGGTATGTTTTTATTTTCAGGCATAGGCATACTAAATAAATAGTAATGAATAGTAGAAATTGATAAAAGGGATATTGTAAATAAAAATAAGTTCATAATTGCCGTTTTTCTTTTTTGATTAGGCATATTTTAGTAAAGAAGTGTTAAAAAACTATTAATTACTTAATAAGTCTTTTAAACTATCTAAGGGATTTTTCCCATCAAGTACTAGTTTTACTTCCTTTGCTATGGGTGTATATATTTCATGTTTTGAAGATAGGTTATAAATAGCTTCACTTGTTTTAACACCCTCTGCTACTTCTCCAAGCTCTTCTAAAATATCTTCTAAGCTTTTATTTTCTGCAAGACCAAGTCCTACTCTATAGTTTCGACTCATAGTAGAACTAGCTGTCAAAAACAAATCACCTGCACCACTTAAACCTACAAAAGATGATTTTTTAGCACCAAAGTGCTTACCAAATCTTTGCATTTCTACAAGACCTCTTGAAATTAGTGAGGCTTGTGCATTTTTACCAAGATTTAAACCTTCACAAATACCACTAGCAATTGCAAGTACATTTTTGTAAGCCCCTGCTACTTCAGCACCTATTACATCATCACTATAATAAGTCTTAATAAAGTTAGGGAAAAATGGTTCAAAATCATCATATAGCTCTTTTGAAGATGAGTTTAAAACTAAAGCACAAGGAAGCCCTTGTATAACTTCAGCTGCAAAAGAAGGACCTGAAATAAAACCTATATTTTTTTCAGGTACAAAATCTGCATAAATTTCATTTAAAAACTCTCCTGAGCTTGCTTCTATACCTTTTGAAGCTACTAGGATTTTGTGATTATTGAATTTGAAGTTGTTTTTTAACCAAGCTCTTATTTCTTGAGCAGGAATTGCTATTACTAAAAAGTCACATTTTAAAGCAGTATCTAAATCAACAAAATTCTTAATATCTCTTTTTGTTCTTGATGTGATTAAACACTTTTGTTTTTGTGATAGTGCAAAGTGTAAGGCTTGACCCCATTTACCTGCACCAATTACTGCTATTGAACCTTTCATTTCAGCCTTTCTAACCTAGTCTTTCTTTTAATAATTCATTTACTTTTTGTGGGTTTGCGCTACCTTTTGATGCTTTCATAGTTTGACCTACAAAGAATCCAAATAGTTTATCTTTTCCACTTTTGTATTGTTCTACTTTATCTTGATTTGCTGCAAGAATTCCATCAATGATTTCTAAAATAGCTCCATCATCAGATACTTGTTTTAATCCAAGTTCATCAATAACTGCATCTACTTCAACTTCTGGTTTTTCCATTAAGTAATCAAGTACTTCTTTTGCTGCTTTTCCAGAGATTGTTCCATCTTCAATTGCTTTTACAACAGAAGCTAGCTTTTTGGCTTGAACTGGTGAGTTTTCAAGTGTAACTCCCTCACCAAATCTTGCAGGTAATTCAACTGTCAACCATGTAGCAGCATTTTTACCTGTAATTCCTTCTTTCATCATCTCATCAAAGAAGTTAGCAGTTTCTAGGTTTGCTGTAATAACCGAGGCATCATACTCTTTGATACCAAAGTCATTTACAAATCTAGCTTTTTTCTCATCTGGTAGTTCTGGAATCTGTGTGTATTTTTCCATCATTTCATCTGTAATAATTACAGGTAATAAATCAGGATCTGGGAAATATCTATAATCAGCTGCGTCTTCTTTCCCTCTCATAGATCTAGTTTCACCTTTTTCAGGGTCAAATAGTCTTGTTTCTTGAACGATTTCAGTATCATGAATACCATCTTCCCAAGCTTCAATATGTCTATTTACTTCATATTTAATAGCTTTTTCGATGAATTTAAATGAGTTCATGTTTTTGATCTCACATCTTGTATATAACTTATCATCACCCTTTGGTCTAATAGATACATTAACATCAGCTCTAAATGAACCCTCTTGCATATTTGCATCACTTATTCCTAAGTATCTTACAATAGAGTGAAGTTTTTTAAGGTATAAAATAGCCTCTTCTGAACTTCTCATATCAGGTTCTGATACGATTTCAAGTAGTGGTGTTCCTGCTCTATTAAGGTCAACATGAGAAGCATTTCCGGCATGTATACTCTTACCTGCATCATTTTCTAAATGGGCTCTTGTAACACCAATAGTCTTAGAAGTTCCATCTTCAAAATCAATAACTAATTCACCAAGTCCAACTACAGGCACTTCAAATTGTGAGATTTGATATCCATTTGGTAAATCTGGATAGAAGTAATTTTTTCTATTAAAAATAGATTTTTTATTTATTTGTGAGTTTAAAGCAGTTCCTAGCATAATAGCTTTATGAACAGCTTCTTTATTTAATACAGGAAGTGCTCCTGGAAGTCCTAAACAAGTTGGACATACATTTGTATTTGGTTCTTCTCCAAAACTTGTTGCACATGAACAAAATAGTTTACTTTTAGTATTTAACTGAGCGTGTACTTCTAAACCAATAATTACTTCAAACATATCTGACATAAGTTTTTATCCTTTTTATTTTTTCCTGTTTTATCTTACTATTTTAATATTTGCTGTTAGTCTTTCTTTTTCAAAATAGTCTTTTAAATACTTTTTCTCTCTTATCTTCATAATATCATTGAAGATTTTTCCTTTTACAATTTCAAAGTCTAAAGTAGTTGAACCTTTTTTCTCTTTTACATAAAGCGTATTGTATGCTTTGTTTGATGTGAAAATAGGTGTAAAATTACTTTTTTTAGTTTTATTTAAAATAAATTGTAATTGAGGATTAAGTCTTGCACTATCTAAACTAATAGCATTTCTTGTTACTTCATTTGATACTAATAAAGGGTTTTTAATAGTAGCTAATAAAGCTTTTTTGTTTTTTGATGAGTATTGAATAACTTCTATTGTTTGGGCAGTTTTAAACTGCTCTTGATTGTTATTATAATAGATTTTTAAATCTTCTTCATTTGCAATTTTTAATTGACCTTTAACAAGTTTTTCAATTAATTTTTGTCTAACTACAGTTTTTTTAGCTTCTTGTTCAAAAACATCATAGTCACTGTATTGTTGTCTAACAATAGATTTAAAAGAGTAAACATCCATACCATTCGCAGCTGCTAATTTTTCAATGTAGTTATTTACATCAAAAACATCTGCTGAAACATTATGTTTTTTTACTAATTGCTCAAAAAGTATTTCATCAATAAGGTCATTTACTACCTTATTTTTAGATACATCTTTTTGAACCATTTGTTTATCTATATCATAAAGAGTTATAGGCTCGCCATTTACTGTAATTGCAATACCATTTATAATACCAGCAAAACTAAGCGTTGAGCCTACTAGTAGGGATAATAAAAGTTTGTACATCAAAAATCCTTTTTAATAAAACAGACATTTTACCAAAAAAATGGTAAATATCTGTTTTGACTAAAAAAAGATTATAAATTTTTAGCTTTTGTAACTTTATTTACAAGATAGAAGATTGAGTTATAGTCAAGTCCTGACTCATCACTTAATCCAATTTCACAAGTTTTTGAAGTTGAAAATGCCATTTTAGCACCAGCTGTTTGAGTTTTTAAACTTCTTAATGCAGATTTATTTAATTCAGGAAAATTAAATCCTCTATCCCCTGCAAAACCACAACATTGTACATCAGCAGGAACTATAACTTCTGTAGAGCATAAACTTGCTAGTTCTTTAAACTTAGCTTCTAATCCCATTTTTCTTGAACTACAAGTTGTATGAATTGTAATTGGTTCATTTATAGTTGTAAACTCTAAATCTTTAGCTAAGAAATCTAATGCAAACTCAATAGGCTCATAGATACTAATATCACTTTCAAAGCTTTCCATCATTTTTTTAGTACATGGGCTTGTGTCACAAAGCACTGGATATTCACCATTTTTACTTGCTTTATTTAAAGCTTTCTCAAGCTCTTGTGATTTTTGTTTTGAAGCGTCATTGAAACCTTTTGAACTAAATGGCATACCACAACATAAATTACCCATATCTTCAGGGAAGATTATCTCATATTGAGCTTTTTGAAGTAACTCAACTGTCACATCAAATAGTTCTTTTTCTTCTTGTGATACTGAGCTTCTACCCATAGTTCTATTGATACAAGATGGGAAATAAACTACTTTTTTATCTCTAGATTTTTGTTCAAATTTAGTATTTATTGTAATTGCTTTTGGCATAGATGTAGACCATTTTGCACTTTTACCTTTAGTCCAATCTCTAATTGTATCTGTTACACTTTCCATGCTAGCAGTTCCAATTAATTTATGCATTAAATTTGCTCCATGAAGACCAAATTTCATACCTGTAAGTGTAGTTGAGAAGTTACTTGCTACAAAATTAGCAACACCATTTGCTCTTTGGCTATTTTGCTCTGCTCTTAGGTATTTAGTTAGGCTTCCTGTGTCAATCTTTACAGGACAAGCAGTTGAACACAATGAACATGTCGCACATGTTTCAATTCCATCATATTGATAAAGGTCTAAATACTCTTTAGCTTCTTCATCTTTTCCATTTCTTTTAAGTTCTGAAATTTCTCTATTGATTACAATTCTTTGTCTAGGACTTAAAGTCAATTCATTTGATGGACAAGTTGGCTCACAGAATCCACACTCAATACAAGTATCAACTAAATCATTTGTTGCAGGCATTGCTTTTAGGTTTTTAAGATGAGCTTGGGCATCATCATTGATAATAACACCTGGATTTAATAAACCTTTTGGATCAAATAAATCTTTGATTCTTTTCATCATTGAATAAGCAGTTCTTCCCCACTCTACTTCAATAAAGGCAGCCATGTTTCTACCTGTTCCGTGTTCAGCTTTTAGTGAACCTTGGTATTTTACAGCAACAGAATCAACAACATCATTCATAAACTCATCATATCTTTTAACTTCTTTTTCATCTGAAAAGTCTTGTGTAAATACAAAGTGGAAGTTTCCTTCTAAGGCATGACCAAAGATAAGTGCTTCACTGTAACCATGTTTTTTAAATAAGGCTTGCAGTTCAAGTGTAGCTTCTGCAAGGCTTTCTATAGGATAAGCAACATCTTCAATAATTACAGTAGTTCCAACTTTTCTAACTGCACCAACAGCTGGGAATAAACCTTTTCTAATTTTCCAGTAAAGTGTATACTCTTGTACGTCTTTAGTGAAGTAAATATCCCTTACTACATCAAATTCTTCTAGTAACTCTTCTAACTGTGAAATTTGAATATCTAATTCTTTGTCATTTATAGCTCTTGTTTCAACTAATAAAGCTGTTACATTTTCGTCAAAGTCTTTGATAAAGTCAGGCATTGCTGGATCATTTTCAATACTTGCTAAACCTGCTCTATCCATTAATTCAACTGCATCAACAACTATAGTCTTAGCATCTCTTGCAAGTTTTAGTTTTGTAACTGCATTACAGGCTTCTTTTACATCTTTAAAGTACATTAGAGCAGATGCTTTATCTTTTAAATCCTCAACTGTGTAGTAAGTAATCTCTTCAATAAAGGCCAAAGTTCCCTCAGAACCAATGATTAAGTGTTGTAAAATCTCAAATTCATCATCAAAATCAACAAGCGAGTTTATTGAATAACCACATGTATTTTTGATTTTAAATTTCTTTTTGATTAAAGCAGATAGTTCTTCATCATTTTTTGTTTCAGTAGCAATATTTTTTAAAGCTGTTAAAAACTCACCATGAGATTTTCTAAAAGCATCTTTACTTTCACTACATCCTGTATCAAGCCTTGCTCCATCAGCAAAAATAAGTTTCATTGATTTTAAAGTCTTATATGAGTTCTGTGATATACCACAACACATACCAGATGCATTATTAGCAGCAATACCACCAATCATAGCAGCATTAATAGAAGCTGGATCAGGACCTATTTTTTTACCAAATGGTGCAAGTAGGTTATTTGTTTGTGCTCCTGTAAGTGCAGGTTGTAGTGAAATTTCTGTTTTATCATCTGAGATTCTAAAATCAGAAAACTTTCTTGAAGTGATGATTAATATAGAATCCGAAATAGCTTGACCAGAAAGTGAAGTACCAGCTGCTCTAAATGTTACACTTAGATTCATTTCATTTGATAAAGTAACTATTTTATGAACTTCATCTGCATTATCAGTTTTGATAACAATCTTAGGAATTAGCCTATAAAAAGAGGCGTCAGTTCCATACGCTAAGGTATGTAACTTATCAGTAAAAATATTCTCTTTTTTAATTTGAGTACTAATTTGTGTGTAAAAATCTTGATATTTACCTTCTAACATTTTCTATCCTTTTGTTGTTTTTATTATATTGTTTTTTTTAATTAAAGGAATATGTATTATTCAAGGCGAGGTACAGTATAGATTCTTTGTTGTGGATCATCAATAAATCCAAACATTTTATCTCTTACTTTTAAGATGATACTAGAGATTAGTTTTTTTAAGTCTTTTTTCATAGGCTAACTCCTATTAAAAAGTAAAAGCCAAGCTTTTACTTTTAATTATCCTTAAGCATTTGGATTGATACCAAATACCTCTGGATAGAATGCAACTAATAGAAGAACTATTATTTGTATTGCAATAAACGGTAACACACCTTTGTAAATCTGTGTTGTTCTAACAGTTGCTGGTGCAACTCCTTTTAAGTAGAACAGGGAGAATCCAAATGGCGGTGTTAAGAACGATGTTTGTAAGTTCATAGCAATTAAAATTGCGAACCATACAGGGTTAATATCTAATGCCATAG includes the following:
- a CDS encoding FAD-binding and (Fe-S)-binding domain-containing protein encodes the protein MLEGKYQDFYTQISTQIKKENIFTDKLHTLAYGTDASFYRLIPKIVIKTDNADEVHKIVTLSNEMNLSVTFRAAGTSLSGQAISDSILIITSRKFSDFRISDDKTEISLQPALTGAQTNNLLAPFGKKIGPDPASINAAMIGGIAANNASGMCCGISQNSYKTLKSMKLIFADGARLDTGCSESKDAFRKSHGEFLTALKNIATETKNDEELSALIKKKFKIKNTCGYSINSLVDFDDEFEILQHLIIGSEGTLAFIEEITYYTVEDLKDKASALMYFKDVKEACNAVTKLKLARDAKTIVVDAVELMDRAGLASIENDPAMPDFIKDFDENVTALLVETRAINDKELDIQISQLEELLEEFDVVRDIYFTKDVQEYTLYWKIRKGLFPAVGAVRKVGTTVIIEDVAYPIESLAEATLELQALFKKHGYSEALIFGHALEGNFHFVFTQDFSDEKEVKRYDEFMNDVVDSVAVKYQGSLKAEHGTGRNMAAFIEVEWGRTAYSMMKRIKDLFDPKGLLNPGVIINDDAQAHLKNLKAMPATNDLVDTCIECGFCEPTCPSNELTLSPRQRIVINREISELKRNGKDEEAKEYLDLYQYDGIETCATCSLCSTACPVKIDTGSLTKYLRAEQNSQRANGVANFVASNFSTTLTGMKFGLHGANLMHKLIGTASMESVTDTIRDWTKGKSAKWSTSMPKAITINTKFEQKSRDKKVVYFPSCINRTMGRSSVSQEEKELFDVTVELLQKAQYEIIFPEDMGNLCCGMPFSSKGFNDASKQKSQELEKALNKASKNGEYPVLCDTSPCTKKMMESFESDISIYEPIEFALDFLAKDLEFTTINEPITIHTTCSSRKMGLEAKFKELASLCSTEVIVPADVQCCGFAGDRGFNFPELNKSALRSLKTQTAGAKMAFSTSKTCEIGLSDESGLDYNSIFYLVNKVTKAKNL